A window of Belonocnema kinseyi isolate 2016_QV_RU_SX_M_011 chromosome 9, B_treatae_v1, whole genome shotgun sequence contains these coding sequences:
- the LOC117180578 gene encoding uncharacterized protein LOC117180578 → MTPPFLPLERIREAAVFEIIGVDFTGPVYLKGGEKAWICIFTFAVFRAVHFETLKSLDVASFLMALRRHIARRGRPSIIFSDNGTNFVGLSNELERVDLEKVTGDENLQGIEWKFNPPSTPWWEGFWERLIGILKRLLRRTLKKSCLDYVEMLTVLLDCEAIINPRR, encoded by the coding sequence ATGACACCGCCGTTCTTGCCGTTAGAACGCATTAGAGAGGCAGCCGTATTTGAAATAATAGGCGTTGATTTTACGGGTCCGGTATATCTGAAGGGCGGCGAGAAAGCATGGATCTGTATATTTACCTTTGCTGTTTTTCGCGCGGTACATTTTGAAACTCTCAAGTCGTTAGATGTAGCGTCTTTCCTTATGGCACTTAGAAGACACATCGCTCGAAGGGGGAGGCCGTCGATAATTTTCAGTGATAATGGCACTAATTTTGTTGGTTTGAGTAACGAGCTTGAAAGAGTAGATTTAGAGAAGGTCACTGGAGACGAAAATCTTCAAGGCATTGAATGGAAGTTTAATCCGCCGTCTACTCCGTGGTGGGAAGGTTTTTGGGAACGTCTTATCggaattttaaaaaggttattgAGGAGGACCCTCAAGAAATCTTGCTTGGATTATGTTGAAATGCTCACAGTGTTACTCGACTGCGAAGCAATAATCAATCCGCGCCGATAA
- the LOC117180579 gene encoding uncharacterized protein LOC117180579, which translates to MYTEFLKSVKVNEEGRYEDPLPQLEAHSRVRDNKTISERRLSSLVKKLKVDGLYEDYDAVFEEWRDEGIIEYVPNDAAETIGHYLPHRHVVKVNSTTAIMPVFDASAKLPPHPALNKCLEKDPNFIETITDVLLRYREGSIGVIADIKKAFLQVSVDPKDRDFLRFFKFNEFGTRVIFRHCRVVFGICSNPFILAAVIRLHLEKILKSIKEDFSRRFFGAVYY; encoded by the coding sequence ATGTACACCGAGTTTCTTAAAAGTGTAAAAGTGAACGAGGAAGGGCGCTACGAAGACCCATTGCCGCAGCTGGAAGCGCATTCTCGAGTGCGTGACAATAAGACAATTTCCGAGCGTCGCCTCTCGTCTTTGGTGAAAAAATTGAAGGTCGACGGTTTGTACGAGGATTATGATGCTGTTTTCGAGGAGTGGCGAGATGAGGGAATCATCGAGTACGTGCCAAACGACGCAGCCGAGACCATTGGGCACTACCTTCCCCATCGCCACGTTGTAAAGGTGAACAGCACTACAGCAATTATGCCCGTCTTCGACGCGTCAGCCAAGCTGCCTCCGCATCCAGCGCTCAACAAATGTTTAGAGAAAGACCCCAACTTCATCGAGACCATCACGGACGTTTTATTGAGGTATAGAGAAGGTAGTATTGGCGTAATTGCAGATATTAAGAAAGCGTTTCTACAAGTCAGTGTTGATCCGAAAGATAGAGATTTTTTGCGTTTCTTTAAGTTTAACGAATTCGGGACTAGGGTGATTTTCCGACATTGTAGAGTTGTTTTTGGCATATGTAGTAACCCTTTTATTTTAGCAGCTGTAATTCGATTACATTTAGAAAAGATTCTTAAAAGCATAAAGGAGGATTTTTCCCGTAGATTTTTCGGAGCAGTATATTATTAA